The segment CGTTCGCACCACCGATTCTAAGAGCAACAAGGCGTTCAGCAGTCCATCGCGCTCGGGGATGTGACCGGCTACGCCGATACCGCCCGACTCCTCGCCTCCAATCAAGACCCCACCCTTTAGCATCTCATCGGTAATGTACTTGAACCCAACGGGCGTGACCACCAGCTCCAGCCCAAGTTTTTGCGCGAGTTTGTCCACAATCTGGGAGGTCGAAAAGGTCTTGACCACCCGCCCCCGTAGCCCTTTGCTGTGAAGGTGTTTGAGTAATACTGCGAAAATCTGATGGCTGTTGAAGTTGCGACCCCCTGCCAGCACGGCCCCAATACGGTCCGCGTCACCATCGTTAATGGTGGCAAAGGTGGGGTCTTGCTCGGCTTTCAGCACGGTCATGATGGTGAACTGGTTCTGGGGGATAGGCTCGGGGTGAACGCCGTAAAACATTGGGTCGGGTACGGCGTGCAACTCGCGCAAATCCAGCTTCAATCCTGCATGTTTGACAAAACCAGCCAGCCAACCCGCGCCCGCCCCGCCCAGGCTGTCGTGGTACATGACCCCCTCGTAGGCCCGCAGGGCTTCCAGATCCAACTGGCTGGCCAGGAAGTCGTAGTAGGGTTTGCGTACATCGAAGCTTTGTATGTTTGCACTCGAGTACTTGGGTTCTGCGCCCAGGTGTTTTTCCACCTCGGCTAACAGGGCGGGTGTGGCCGATCCGGCGTAGTTGCCTTTTATTTTGAAGCCCAGGTACTCGGCGGGGTTGTGGCTTGCGGTAATCATCACGCCGCCATCGGCTTGCAGGTGCTTAACGGCAAAAGACAGTACCGGAGTGGGGACATAAGACTTAGAAAGGTGTACTTCCAGGCCATTAGCCGCCAGCACCGAGGCGGCTCGCTGGGCAAACTTGCCTGCCATGAAGCGGGTGTCGTAGCCGACCACTACTTTCTTGCCCTGCTGCTCGAGCAAATATTGAGCATAGGCCTGGGCTACACGGGCCACATTGTCGAAGGTGAATTGGTCGCCAATAATGGCCCGCCAGCCGTCGGTGCCAAACTTTATGCTTGAGCTGGACTGATTACTGGCCATTTCATCTGCCATATCCATACCTGCAACACTATACAGGGGGCAGGGAAGAGGGCACAGGGGGATGGAGAACTCGAGTCGGAGCAGATCTGTCGGGTGCTGGGCGTGCGGATGGGCATCCGAAGCTGTAAGGGGCATTGCTATCCCGCTCACCCCCCATCACCGGCATGGTGATAGACTTCTAGGGCTTTATGTCCGACCTCCTTTCTTCCCTCAATCCCTCCCAGCAGGAGGCCGTCCGGCATTTTGAAGGCCCGGCGCTGGTGGTGGCCGGGGCTGGTTCTGGCAAGACCCGCACGGTGGTACACCGGATCGCCTATCTGCTGCGCGAGCGGCGGGTGTATCCGGCGGAAATACTGGCCGTGACCTTCACCAACAAGGCCGCCGGCGAGATGAAAGAGCGGCTGGAAAAGATGGTAGGGCCCGCGGCCAAAGACCTGTGGGTTTCCACCTTTCACTCGGCCTCGGTGCGAATCCTGCGCGCCTACGGCGAGTATGTGGGGCTCAGGCCGGGGTTTGTGATCTACGACGACGATGACCAGAACACGCTTCTGAAGGAGATTTTGAAGGAACTCGAGGTCGAGGCCAAGCCGGGCCCTTTCCGGGCCATGATAGACCGCATCAAGAACCGGGGCGATGGGCTGGTGGAGTTTATGCGCGAGGCCCCCGACTTTATCGGGGGGGTGCCCAAAGAGGTAGCCGCCGAAGTCTATCGCAAATACCAGAGCGGGCTGCGGATGCAGGGTGCGGTGGATTTCAACGACCTCCTGCTTCTGACCATCGAGCTATTTGAGCAGCACCCGGAAATTCTCCATAAGGTGCGCCAGCGGGCCCGGTTTATTCATGTGGACGAGTACCAGGACACCAACCCCGTGCAGTATGAGCTAACCCGCTTGCTGGCCGGTGAAAAGCCCAACCTGATGGTGGTGGGCGACCCCGACCAGAGCATTTATGGTTTTCGGAACGCCGACATCAACAACATCCTCGACTTCAGCAAGGACTACCCCGGCGCACGGGTGATTCGCCTGGAAGAAAACTACCGCTCGAGCCGAGCCATTCTGCAAGTCGCTAACGCTGTCATCGAGAAAAATGCACTCAGGCTGGAAAAAGTCTTGCGGGCAACCAAAGAAGGGGGTGAGCCTGTTCGTCTATACCGGGCTCCCAACGCCCGCGAAGAAGCTGCTTTTGTGGCGCGGGAAATTGCCAGACTGCGGGACTACCAGAATATTGCCGTGCTTTACCGCACCAATGCCCAGTCGCGCCTGCTGGAAGAACACCTGCGCCGGGCCCAGATTCCCGTTCGGCTGGTGGGCGCGGTGGGCTTTTTTGAGCGGCGGGAGGTCAAGGATCTGCTGGCCTATGGGCGGGTCGCCATCAACCCTGCCGACTCCATCAACCTGCGCCGCATTGTCAATACGCCGCCTCGGGGCATCGGGGCGACTACGGTATCCCGGCTGCTCGAGCACGCTCAGAAAACGGGCACCACCGTCTTTGAAGCCTTCCGGGCCGCCGAGCAGGTGATTAGCCGACCCCAGCAGGTACAGGCATTTGTGAGGCTGCTCGACGAACTGATGGAAGCTGCTTTCGAGACAGGCCCGGCAGCCTTCTTTGAGCGGGTGCTGGACGAGACCGGCTTCCGCGATGCCCTGAAGCAGGAGCAGGACGGCGAAGACCGCCTGCAAAACGTGGAAGAGCTGCTGCGGGCGGCCCGCGACTGGGAAGAGGAAGAGGGCGGTACCCTTTCCGACTTCCTGGACGCCGTAGCCCTGACCGCCAAAGCCGAAGAACCCCAGGGTGAAGCACCAGAGGAGGCCGTCACCCTGATGACCCTGCACAACGCCAAGGGCCTCGAGTTCCCCACGGTGTTCCTGGTGGGTCTGGAGGAAAACCTGCTCCCCCACCGCAACAGCCTGAACCGCCTGGAAGACCTGGAAGAAGAGCGGCGCCTCTTTTATGTGGGTATCACCCGGGCACAGGATCGGCTCTATCTGTCCTACGCCGAGGAACGCGAAACCTATGGCAAGCGCGAGTTCACCCGCCCGAGCCGCTTCCTGGACGATATTCCGCCGGATTTGCTCAAGGAGGTGGGGGCTTTTGGCGACAGTGCCGTGCCGGTACTGTCCAATAGCCGCCCCGAACCTAAGCCCAAAACCCAGCTCTCCGAGTTTAAAGGGGGCGAAAAGGTCAGGCACCCCAAGTTTGGAAGCGGTACGGTGGTGGCCGCGATGGGCGGCGAGGTTACGGTAATGTTCCCCGGCCTGGGCCTGAAAAAGCTGGCGGTGAAATTTGCCGGACTGGAAAGGCTTGATGGATGAAGCCTGTCTAAGTAGCGCTTTAGTTTTCCCTCGTTTGAACCGCACGTTGCCGAGTAGGGTGAGGATATGAAAAGGCAAGCGGGGCGTTTGAGTGCTGTATTTGCTTTGTTGTTCGGTATGGCTTTTGCCGGTGGGGCCGACATTGGCTTTTCGGTACGCAACGGCCCCAGTGGCAATTTCATGGGGCATCTGGGGTTATACCTGGATGGCTTTCCCATTGATTTCCGTTCCCAACTGGTGTTTGGTTCTCCAGGTGGGCTTTTCCTGAGCGGTGAGGTGGTGTACCCCCTGCCGTTCTTCTTGCTGGTACGGCCCTATCTGGCCGGAGGCCTGGCGGTGGGCATCACCGGCTATACCGCCCAAAACGAGCTGCGGGTACGCTTTGGTGAGCGTTTTTATGCCATTTTCTCGGCAGGCATCCAGTTTCCTGACCGGGGTTATCGCCCGTACCTCGAGATTAGCCAGATCATCGGCTCGGAGAGCTTTCAGCGCTTTACGGTGGGCTTTATTGTGGAAGGGTTTTGAAACAGGTCGATAGCGGATAGACCATAGCCGATAGCGAGAGACGCCTTATTACATTCGAGCATAGTAGATTAGGGGGGATGCATTCCCGCGACTACGCCGCGACCCGCCCCCTGGCCGTTTTACATCAGGGTCAGAGCCGGTGGTATCAGCCGCTCTTGACGGCTTCGCTGCACCATAATTTGCCGCTATTTGTCTATGCTGCTCAGCCTGGAATGGGCCTCGAGGCCGCCCTCACGGCCCTCCAGCCCCTGAGTTTCCGGGGCGCGGTTCTGGAAGACCCCGGACTACAGGCGCTGGCCCTGGATGTGGTGCAGCACCTCGAGCCCGAGGCCCTCCAGGCCCGCCGGGTAGATCTGGTACTACCCGAAGTGACCGGAAACCGTGGGTTTTACCTGGAGCCCATCGCCCTGGCCAACCTGATTCGCCGCTATGCCTTCGGCGATAAGGCGCTCTGGCTGGGCCCCATCCGCTCCGAACTGGCCCAGGGCCTGCGCGGTCTCACCAAGGTTTCGGTACTGAGCCGGAGCTTTCCCGAGGGCGAAGGCTTTTTAGAACTATTACCTGTCCCTCAGCGGGGGGTGGTGGCGGCGGCTGAAGTGCAGGCCACGGTGGTGGCCCGCCAGGCCGATCTAATCCTGTATGCGGGTGGAAATCTGCCGCTAGCCTTGCTTCAGCCCTACCACAGCGTAATCGCGCTAAAGCCGCTGCCCTCGGAGGCTCTGCGCCTGATAGGTGAGTATGTTCCCCCTGAGGAGTTCCAGAAGTTTCACCTGGCCGCCCTGTTTGAAGCGCTGGGGTATGCCCTGCCACCCGAAACCTTTGTGGTCTAATGCCAAACGGTGAAGAGTTACATTGTGCCATATGGCGCAGCTTTGACCTACCAGGTGTAGTCAGATGCTAACGCTCTTCCAATACCCCCTGCCGTAGCAGGGCAGGCACAATCGGTTCGCCCACCCGCAACAGGGCATAGCTGCCCAACCTGCGGGCGGTGGTTCGCAGGCGCAGCAGATGCTTTTCCAGAGCTTCCTGGTAGCTTTGTATTTCGACCTCGCCCACCTCCATCCGGCTCCCGACCTCGACATCGTGCAGCAGGGCTTCCACAAAGCCGGGTGCGAGTTCCTCGGGGGCCATGACCTGCACCAGAACCACGTGGCGCAGTTTTTGTAAAAGACGCGACCAGTCCAGCTCGTCCAGACCGTCGGTCAGTAGGACGGTGACGCCTCTGGGCCGGGGGAAGTTCATCAGCACCGAAGGCCCCTCGGCCACCCCCTCGAGCCGCCCCCGGTAGCGGCCACCGCCCCACAAAAAAGCCCCTTCCGATCTGGCGCAGTCGGCTAGCGCACGCAATACCCGCTCGGCATAAGCCTGCTTTCCCAACAGCTTCATACTGGGCGAGCCGTCCAGGAAAAAGGTGAAGCGGGCCGGTGCTTCGGCCTGGAAAATGCGGGTATAGAGCCGACCCGTGCGGGCATAGGCTCGCCAATCAATAAAGCGGGGCTCGTCTCCCTGGGCGTAGCCGCGTAGCTCGTAGAACTCCAGCCCCCGCCCTGGTATGGCCTGAGTGCGCTCGCCCGCAAAGGGCTGGGTGGGGCGGGTGCGGATGCGGTAGCGGGTCATGGCAAGAGCAGACTGCTACCACACAGTATGTCATTTACGGGATTTGAGCGGTGATACCGGCTTCAAATAGACAGTTGACATACCACAGCTGTCCATCACCTGAGCATACATTCGGGGTTGAATGGGTTCTTTTGGTTGGGTTTGTGGGTCGTCGAATGACGACGAACCAACCGAACCTGGCATAAAACCCTGGCCCTGACCGCTGCTCATGGGCTTGTCAGGAACCGAGTGGTTTTGTATACTTCACCCTTGGTGTCCTTCTGGGGCATGTTTACGATCCCAGGGGCAGCCAAAGACAGCGACGGGCTCAGCCTTAATAATGTCGCCGAGGCGCTAGTAGGGAAGCGTTTTTCGCATACAACCGTTGGGAAATCCCTAGTCCCAAAACCTAAGCAAGGGCGGGTTGTAGAGGCTCAATGGCCCAGATGCGGCCTGGTTCTACAGCGAATGCCCCAGCCAGGAGGAACTTTGCCCAGCAAGCGCAACATCGAAAACCTCGAGGCGCTCACCGCTACCCTCAAGGGCGCGGAAGGCTCGTTCTTCGTGGTGAACTACCAAGGGCTCGAGGCGGGCCCCACCGGGAAGCTCCGCAAGGCGGTGCGGGAAAAGGGTGGCGAGATTATCGTTACCAAAAATACCCTGATCCGCAAGGCCATGAGCGACCTTGGGTTGCCGGCCATCGAAGGCTTGACCGGCCCCTCGGCGGTGGTGGTCTTCAAAGACCCCGCTGCTGCCGCCAAGGCCCTCAAAGAGTTCGCCAAGACGAACGATAAAGGCATTCCCGCCCTTAAGTCGGGTGTGCTCTCGGGGCAGCCCCTTACGGGCTCACAGGTAGAGGCCCTGGCCGACCTTCCCAGCCAGAAGGAACTGCAAGCCGAACTGGTCGGCGTGCTGTCCGCCACGATGTCCAATTTCGTGGGTGTGCTGGGAGCGAAGGCGCAGGAATTCGTCGGCATCTTGGATGCCCAAGTTCAAAAACTGGAGGCCGCGTAGGCCCAACAGGAGGAAAAAATGGCTCTCGATATTGCTGCAATCAAGGCTCAACTTTCCGGTGCTACGGTGCTCGAACTCAAGCAACTCATTGACGAACTCAAGGAAGAGTGGGGCGTGACCGCTGCTGCTCCGGTGGCCGTGGCCATGCCGGGTGCGGCGGCTGCTGCTGCTCCCGCCGCCGAAGAGAAGACCGAGTTCGATGTGGTGCTGAAGGATGCAGGCGCCCAGAAGCTCAACGTCATTAAGGAACTCCGCGCCATTACCGGCCTGGGCCTGAAGGAAGCCAAAGATCTGGCTGAGCAAGGCGGCAACGTCAAGGAAGGCGTCTCCAAAGAGGAAGCCGAGAAGATCAAGAAGCAGCTCGAGGACGCCGGCGCCAAGGTCGAGCTCAAGTAAGGTTGAATGCTACAAACCCCCGGACTGCGGTCTGGGGGTTTTGTGTTAGAGCGCTCTTCAAGCCACCCGCTTACAGAAAAGCCCTGTCCCGAACAGAACAGTAGCCGGCGGGCAACTCGAAACCCCAAGCACCCGTTGCCCGGCCCAAGCTTGGGCGCGCAACTTGCTTCTGGGCGCAGACGCGTTCTGGTTTCCGCGGGCGGTCAGGTCAGTGAAGAGCGCCGTAGACCAGGCACAGTGGACAAGTTGGGCACTATGGAGGCTGAATACCCACCAGCACGGTTTGGTGAGCTTCCTGGTCACAGGTACAGTTTGCGGATGCGGCAGATGCGAGATTCAGTGTCAAGCATCCAGGAAACACTCAAGCTCTCGCCAGAGCCAGGAAGTTGAGGGCACGCTGGGTGATTTGGCGAGAATGCTCTACTAGGTTAGCCAGGCCGGGGCCGGCCAGGTAGCTGCCGGTGAGGAAAAGACCAGGGGCGTGTAGCAACTCCCGCTCGAGGTCGGCTACCCGGCGGGCCTGGCCCTGGGTGAAGTGGGGCCTCGAGGAAGGCTGGCGGAAGACCCAGGCCGCCAGCGGACGGGCCTTCGCTTGCAGATATTTCGCAAGGTCTTGTTCGGCCAAGCGGGAAAGCACGCTGTCGGCGGATCGGGCGGTTTCCCCGGCAAACTGCACTCGAGCCAGCGTCAGCTCCGGGTTCGGGTGGGTTAGCTTGAGGGCGCTGCTGGTATAGCCCTCCCCTCGTGCAAAAAAGAACTCGCTGGGCCCAACGGCCAGTTCGTTTTGACGGTAAAGCAGATAGACCTTGGCGCTGTGCTGGTGGGGAAAATGGTTGAGGAGGGTGGTTATCTGGGGGGCCGAGGGGCGAAAAACCCTGGCCGCCTGCGGGGCCGGGAGGGCCATGATGACGGCCTCGGCTTCGAGCTGGCCACCGCGCACATGCAGTTGCCACCCCTTCGAATCGCGGGTGATGGCCCAGACAGGGTGATGAGGCAACAATCCGGCCTTTGGTAACAGGTGGTTGCTCAAGGCTTCGATCAGGCTGCCCATGCCCCCTGCCAGATGCCACCGGCCCTCGGTGGTGAGCTTGCGGCTGCCAGCCAGCAAGCCGCCCTGGCGCTCGAGCCCAACCAGACGCGCAAAGGTAGTAAGGGCCGATACTTCCTCGGCGGGGCCGCCCAGCGTGGCGCTCAGGTAAGGCTCCAGCACCTCCCAGACCTCGGGGCCCAGCCTGCGGCGGAAAAAGGCACCTAGTAGCTCGTCCTTGACCGAAGCCGGTGCTGCGAAGCGCTCGATGCCAAGCCGCCACCTGACGCCCCGGCCAAAGGGCATCTGGGCCATTTGGTGCAATCCAAAACCCGAAGCCAGGTTCAAACCGGCGGGCAAAACCCAGTCCTGTCCGCCTCGTCGAACTACCCGCCGCAGGTTGGGCAGGGGTTGGAACCCCAGGCCCAACTCGCCGCTGAGATTGAGCAGCGCTCCTGGGGTGTCGTCGAAGAACTCCTCGCCTAGCTCGAGCGAAATCGCATCCAGTTTTGCAGTTCGGGTATGGCCTCCGAAGTGCTGGGTGGCCTCGAGGAGGCTGACCTCGAGCCCGGCTTTCATGGCTTCATATGCAGCAACCAATCCGGCAAGACCACCTCCTATCACGGCAATTTTGCTCATAGACCGACCCCATGGCCAGCACCGCATAAGGACTTGAGGCTACAGGCGAGCAGATCGCACCAACTCGAGCGCGGTGTTTCCACTCGAGCCCATCCTGTTTCATTAACGCACCGACTCACCTCTCGATTCTATCGTCCGTACGGCCATTTGGGAGCAGGAGAGGTTTATTCAACCCGGATCGTGTTAGATTAGCAGGACAAGCAGTTCTGGAACCGATCGAAGCTTCGGGCTTTGGGTTGGTGATGGGCTGTTGCAGAGGTGGAGAAATGAAGTTAAGACACATGTTGACTCTATTGCTACTCGCACTGCCTTCACTGGCGGTGGCCCAGGCCGACCCGGTGGTGGCGACGGTGGGTAAGTCCTCAATCACAAAAAGCCAGTTTGACCTGCAGTTTCGCTTGTTTGTACGCGATGTTTTGCAGCAACGTGGTCAAGCCTACAGCCCCGAGGCCGAAGAAGCCTTTGCCCCGTTTAAGCCGCAGTATCTGGAGCGGATGGCGCGCGATCAGGCCATTATTTTGGTTGCCGAAAACGCCGGCTTCGCGGCCAAAGATTCCGCGGTGGATGAGGCCATCGAGGAAGTAAAAGCCCAGTTCGAAAATGAAGAGCAGCTCAACGAGGCCCTCGAGGAGGCCGGCATCCCCAGCCTCGAGGCCTATCGCAAGCTGGTATACGAGGCCCTGACCTACAATGCCTATCTCGAAAACCTGATCAAGCGCTTACAGACCAGTGAAGCCGCCTTGCGGATGCTGTACCTGGTCTCCAAGCCCCAGTTCGCGGTGCCGGTGCGCTACTGCTCCTCGCACATCCTGGTCAACACCGCGCAGGAAGCCAATCAGGTGATCGCTCGGCTGGGCAAAGGCGAAAAGTTTGCCGACCTGGCCCAGGAACTTTCGCAAGACCCCGGCAGCAAGAATGAAGGAGGCGAACTGGGTTGCGAGCCCAAGGGCACCTTTGTAGCACCCTTTGAGCTGGCCATGACTGCCTTGAAGCCAGGTGAAACCTCTAGGACTCCGGTCAAAACCGAGTTTGGTTACCATGTAATCTTGCTTAGCAAGGTGGAAGCAGCGGGTTTCCAGTCCTTTGATCAGGTCAAGGGCGGACTGGAACAAACAGTCAAGAATGCCGCTTTGCAAAAGGTGCTAGACAACATCGTGAGCCGCACCCCTACCAGGCTGTTCCCCGAGAACCTACAAACTAGGTAACGATCCAAAACCGGGACATCCCTCGCCTGGGCCGGGGCTCTTCCCTCAGCTATCGCACTCTTCACAGACGTGGCCGCCCATGAAAATGTGGATGCGTCCGGCCCAGAATTACGCACCCAAGCGTGGGCCGGGTCCGGGCTGCGGGTGCTTGGGTTGCGAGCGCTCTAGCCTAGCCGCAACTCGGACAAGCCCTGCGCCAGATGTTCGTCGTGGGTAGCCACGATCACGGCTACGCCCAGGTTCTGGGCCAGGCCGAGCATGAGCTCCCACACTTTTTCCGCATTGCGCCGATCCAGGCTACCGGTGGGCTCGTCGGCCAGCAAAAGCTTGGGGCGGTTATAAAGTGCTCTGGCCACAGCAACCCGCTGTCGCTCACCTCCCGAGAGGGCCTTGGGGAGTAAATGGGCCCGGTCTAGCAGCCCTACCCGATTCAGCAACTCCAGTCCCCAGGCAGGGTCTACCTTACCGGCCAGATACCCTGGAACCAGAATGTTTTCCAGCGCGGTTAGCTCAGCTTGCAGGTAGTGATGCTGAAAGATCAGGCCGGTAAAGTGCAGCCGTCGCTGCGCCAGCACTTCTTCGCTCAGGCCACGGATGCTCTCACCGTGCCATCGCACATCCCCCGACTGAAGGGCCAACAAACCCGCCAGAAGGTGCAGCAGGGTGGTTTTGCCACTGCCCGACGGCCCCAGGACGACCCGGATCTCGCCCTCATGCAAGGCAAAACCAAGGTTTTGGAACAGCTCGACCTCGCCATAGCCAAAACCCAGATGCAGCACCTCCAAGACCGGACTGTTACCTGCTATTGGCAAACCGTTACGCACCCTTGTAGAGTGTACTTGATGTTGGCCGACACACAGGTGCTTGCAAAGACCCCGCTCTTCCAGGGGGTGCCGCCCCAGGCGCTCGAGGTGGCCCGCGAAGCCTTTGTGACCCGTAATTACCCTGCAGGCAAACAAATTTTCGAGGCGGGCGATATGGGGGCGGCCCTGTACATAGTCCAGAGCGGCCAGGTGCGCATTTACCGAACCTACCTGGATGGCCGTGAACGCATGTTCGCTTACCTGGGCCCCGGCGAAGTGTTCGGCGAGATGAGCCTGCTGGACGATCAACCCCGCAGCGCTTCTGCCGAGACCACCCTAGATTCGATACTGTTGGTCTTGTACCAGGATGCCTACTGGAGCCTGGTGCGCAAGTGGCCGGAAATCCTGCACAACCTGGCCACAATCCTGGCTCGCCGCTTGCGCGAGGCCGACCTCGAGCTCGAGGTGCTGTCCTTTGAAGAAGCCCGTGGCCGGGTGGCTTACGCTCTGACCAAACTGCGCAAGCAACGCTACGGCGATGGGGTCAAGATGAAGCTGACCCACCAGGAACTGGCCCAGCTCTCCGGAACCAGCCGTGAGACCGTGACGCGTGTGTTGCATGCCCTGCGCGAAGAAGAACTGGTGAAGGTGGGTTCGGGGTATGTGGAAATCCTGGATCCGGCGGGTCTGGAAGAAGTGTTGTTCGGCTTACGGTAACTACTGTCCTATGTCTCGGGTCTCAAGTCGCAGGCCAAAAGCCAGCGGTTGCCATACGCTCTAGCCATCGATACGTGTATGGCGTTTGAGCTAGGCTGTGCACCTCCTGGGGCAAATACCCTGTGCAGAACTACGAACCAAAACCACGGTAAATACGTCAGCCTGCTGTTATGGTTTGACAAAAAACAATCTCAAGAGAGACTCTTTGCATCAATGCCGGTTTATCCTTTATGATTCACTTCGTCCTCATCTATGCCTCAGATAGCCCTCTCGATTCGTGCTGCCGACTTTACCCGCTTGGGTGAGCAGGTGTTTAGCTGTGCCCGCATAAGGTTTAGAGATGAATCCAGGCCACGCTAGAAAATCATGCTCCGAGCGCAATACCCGAATGATTTTCGATCATGCCATTATCCAAAACATAGGCGGGAGGTACTTAGCTCTTGGCGTGGGTTCGGGGGTGCCTAAGGGTGATGATCTGGAGAATGCTGCCCTAAGGGAGATATATGCGCTTGCGGGCTGATCTGGTTCCCCAGGACAATCTGACCTATCAGGATGTGGTACTAGTGGTGGACGTAATCCGGGCCACTACTACCGCCACGGCTTATTTAGAAGCGGGCGCTGATAGCTTGTACCTGACAGCGAGCCTGGAGAGCGCCCGGGCCTTTCGGGATGCGGATGTGGTTCTGGCGGGCGAGGAAGGGGGCCTCAAGCCTGCGGGCTTTGATTACGGCAACTCGCCCAGGGAGGCCAAGGAGGCGCCGGTGGGGGGCAAAGTGGTGGTGCTGAGTACGACCAATGGCACCCGTACCGCGCACCTGGCGGCCCGCAGCGCCAAGCATGTCTTGCTGGCCTCGCTCTACAATGCCCACGCCGCAGCTCGTCTGGCCCACCAGCTTGCCACAGAAGAAGTGGCGATTCTCTGCGCGGGTAAGGAGGGCCGGATTGGCCTGGATGACGTGTATACAGCGGGGGTGCTGGCTGAGTTTTTGCAGATCATGGGATCGTATGAACTCGAGGATGGCGCGCTCACAGCCCTCACGACCCGTCGCGCCTATCCCGATCCGCTGGAGCCGCTGCACCTGTCCGGCGCAGCCCAGGCCCTGCGGCAGGTAGGGCTGGAAGCCGATGTGCCTTTTTGCGCCCAGATTGCCGCTTCTCCTGCGGTGGGGGTGCTCGAGGGGCGGGTGGGCGATGCCCTGATTTTCAAAAGAGCCCAGCGTCCAGCGAACAGCAGTCAGAGCCAGATTCCAACGGTCTGAACCTGGCAGGGGCGGTGGACAATCCGCTCAGCACTGCCTGCGGGCTGCTTATCCCCCGAGATGATCCGATGCCTGCATCGCAAGAGGGAACACCCGCCCAAAAGCACCACAGGCTTTGATATTTGTGAAGCCGGTAGCATCTTGAATCTGGCACAAGGGTTGTGGAGGTAGGGTAAATGCACCGCGTCTACCACCCTCCCGCCGTACAATAAACCGTTCATGTTTCGATGGATTTCCGATCACGAGCGACAAGAAACCCAGATGCGGGGTTACTATATCCCTCTTCTGATTCTGGGGGCGGCCGCTGCGCTGATTGGGCGGCTCATGTCTAGCGGAGAGACCTGGGTAGACTTCGTGTTCTTGCCGGCAATGAGCGTG is part of the Meiothermus sp. CFH 77666 genome and harbors:
- a CDS encoding Crp/Fnr family transcriptional regulator yields the protein MLADTQVLAKTPLFQGVPPQALEVAREAFVTRNYPAGKQIFEAGDMGAALYIVQSGQVRIYRTYLDGRERMFAYLGPGEVFGEMSLLDDQPRSASAETTLDSILLVLYQDAYWSLVRKWPEILHNLATILARRLREADLELEVLSFEEARGRVAYALTKLRKQRYGDGVKMKLTHQELAQLSGTSRETVTRVLHALREEELVKVGSGYVEILDPAGLEEVLFGLR
- a CDS encoding 2-phosphosulfolactate phosphatase, which codes for MRLRADLVPQDNLTYQDVVLVVDVIRATTTATAYLEAGADSLYLTASLESARAFRDADVVLAGEEGGLKPAGFDYGNSPREAKEAPVGGKVVVLSTTNGTRTAHLAARSAKHVLLASLYNAHAAARLAHQLATEEVAILCAGKEGRIGLDDVYTAGVLAEFLQIMGSYELEDGALTALTTRRAYPDPLEPLHLSGAAQALRQVGLEADVPFCAQIAASPAVGVLEGRVGDALIFKRAQRPANSSQSQIPTV